GTCGCGGTGAGCGGCGCCTGCGTGACGCCGGAAAGGTAGGCGGCCATGCCCAGCAACACCACCGACGATACGTCGGCGCCCGGCAGGAGTTGAGCGATGTTGTTTCCGAGGCCGGCACCGACGGCCAGCGCCGGAGAAAAAATGCCGCCGGGGATGCCCGCCCACGAGGACGCGATGTTGCCGAGGAATTTCAGCACGCCGAACAAGGGGCCGGCCATGTCGTGTCCCTGCAGGATGTCGCGCGCCTGCGTGTAACCGGTGCCGTAGAGTCCGTTGGCGCTGAGCAGGCTCAGCAGTACCAGGCCCAGCCCGCAGAAGGCGGCGAATACTACCGGCTGACGTGCGCGTATGCGGCCGACGAGGCCGCGCAGGCCGGTGGCCGACGGCAGGATCATCCGCGCGAACAGGCCCCCCGCCAGTCCACAGACCAGCCCGGTCAGGAGTACCGCGAGCCAGGCCTTGCCGAACGGCAGCGACGCGGTGACGTCGCCGAAGTACGCGTAGTTGCCGAGGATGCCGAGGGAAACCACGCCCGCGACGATGACGGCGGTGAGCAGCGTGCCGCTCATGCGGTGTTCGAAGGCGCCGGACATTTCCTCGATGGCGAACACCACGCCGGCCAGCGGCGTGTTGAACGCGGCGGCGAGTCCGGCGGCGGATCCGGCGAGGATGAAGCGGCCGGCGGCGGCCGGCTCCGCGAAACCGAAGCGGCGGCCCAGCGAATAGAGCAATCCGGCACCGACATGAACGGTGGGACCCTCGCGCCCGACCGACGCGCCGCCGAGCAGCGCGGCGAGCGTCAGCGCCATCTTGCCCGCCGCGATCTTCAGCGACATCAATCGCCCGCGAAAGCCGTCGTCCTCGACCTTGAGGGCCGCCATCGCCTGGGGGATGCCCGAACCGCGCGTCGCCTTGAGGGCACCCTCGGTGAGCCAGCACAGCAGGGCGAACACCGCCGGGGTGATCAGCAGCGGCACCCACCATCCGTGCGATGCCACGCGCCGGAACAGCTCGAACGCGTAGTCGGCCGCCTGGGCGAAGAAAACGGCCGCCAGGCCGACGAGGACGGCGCCGGTCCAGAAGATGATGCGGCGGCGCCACTCCGTCGGAGAAAGCCACTCGTGATTGCCCAGGGCGCGCAGGCGCCCGGCCGTCGAGGGGCGGGGAGAGTCGTTCGAAGGTTGTTCCTGCACGTGGGACTCGCTCATTTGACGTCGGTGGTACGGGCCCAGCGTACCTGGTAAAGGTCGTACCGCCGGTCCTTGAGATTTTGCACCGCGCCGGAGTTGCGTGCGCGGGCCAGGTTTTCCAGTCGAAGGTCGGCGAACAGCACGGTTTCGATGTTGGGCGTGGAGTCGGCGGCGATGCCGTCGCGCGCGAAGGGGAAATCGCTCGGCGTGAGGATGCAGCTCTGGCCGTACTGGATGTCGAAGTTGTTCACCCCGGGCAGGTTGCCCACGTTGCCCGAGAGCACCACGTAGCACTGGTTCTCGATGGCGCGTGCCTGCGAGCAGTAGCGCACGCGCAGGTAGCCTTCGCGCACGTCGGTGCAGAACGGCACGAACAGGATCAGCGCGCCCTGGTCGGTGAGGTGGCGGGCCACTTCGGGAAATTCCGAGTCGTAGCAGATCATCACGCCGATCGGGCCGCAGTCGGTCTGGATCGTGGCCGCCGAATCGCCGCCGGTGATGTTCCACACGTTGCGTTCGCTCGGCGTGGGATGCAGCTTTTCGCGCTCGTGCACCGAACCGTCGCGCAGGCACACGTAGCAGACGTTGTGGATATCGCCGTTGGGCTGGCGCGTGGGATGCGAGCCGCCGACGATGTTGATGTTGTAATGCACGGCGAGGCGATGGAACAGCGCCTTCACCTCGTCGGTGTACTCGGAAAGGCGGCGGATGGACTCCACCGGCGAGAGTTCGGCATTCTCGATCGACAGCAATTGCAACGTGATGAGTTCGGGGAACACCACGAAGTCGGCGTCGTAGTCGGCCGCGATGTCGACGAAGTACTCCACGTGGGTGGCGAACTCGGCGAACGAGGCGATGCGGCGCTGCTGGTATTGCACCGACGCCACGCGCACGGAGTCGGGCAGGCGATGGCTCTGCGACACGCGTGGCGTATCGGGATGGTTGAGCAACTGGGGATTGCGCCAGACGAGATGGGCGGCGTAACCGAGCGATTCGTGATCGGACGGCACGTATTCGCGCAGCAGGCCGATGGCCTCGAAACCGTTGCGCAACTGGAAGCTCAGCGTGGGATCGCGGCGGCTGCCTTCGACCACGGCCTGCACGTAGGCTTCCGCGCTGCCGTAGCGGCCGATGGCCCGGGCCAGTCCGGGAATGCGGCCGCCGAAGACGATGCCGCGCAGTTTCAGGTCGGTGCAGAGCCGCTTGCGCGCCTGGTAGAGGCGCTGGCCGATGCGCATGCCGCGATAATCCGGATGCACCACCACTTCCATGCCGTAGAGCCAGTCGCCCTTGGGGTCGTGGCGCGAGGCGAATCCGCCGCCGGTGATCTGCATCCAGGTGTGCGGCGCCAGCGCCACGGATTCGTTGATGCGGAAGGTGGCGCAGAAGCCGACGATCTTCCCTTCGTACTCGACCACGAACTGGCCTTCGGGGAAGTGGGTCTGCTGGCCTTGCAGCATTTCGGCCGAATGGCCCCATTCGGCGGTGTAGACGCGCGCGGTGAGGGCCACGAGGGCGGGTACGTCCGACGGACGCGCGAGGCGAAGCGTGAGCTTCGGGGTCTGGGCGGCGGTGGGTTCGGTCATCCCATCATTATGCGCCCGTCGTGCAGGCTACCGCCGGAATCGCGGACAGCGTCCCGCTTCCCACCCTCCGGTAGGAAACTCGCTACCGGAGGGTGGGAGCGGACCCTGTCCGCGATTCCCGGTAGCATCGACACTTCCCGAGCAAGGACCACCCATGCCCCACGCCACCTATTCCGCCGACTTCCTCTGGCAGGGCGCCTCCTGGCAGGCGGGGCAGGACGGCGTCGCGATCGAGAACGGACGTTTCGTGCCCGGCGCCAAAGGCGGCGAACGCGTCGGTCGTTTCCTGCTGCCCGGCATGCCCAACCTGCATTCGCACGCCTTCCAGCGCGCCATGGCCGGGCTCGCCGAGCGGCGCGGCCCGGGTGAGGACAGCTTCTGGACCTGGCGCGAAACGATGTACGCCTTCGCCGAAGCGATCGATCCGGACGACCTCAAGGCCATCGCCACCCAGCTCTACGTGGAGATGGTGAAGGCGGGCTATACCCAGGTCTGCGAATTCCACTACCTGCACCATGGCCCGGGCGGCGTGCCGTACGCGGATCCCGCGCAGATGTCGCTCGCCCTGATCGAGGCGGCGAAGGAGGCCGGCATCGGCCTCACGCTGCTGCCGGTGCTCTACATGACCGGCGGCTTCGACGGTCGCCCGCTGTCCGGACGGCAGCGCCGTTTCCGCCACGACGTGGGCCAGTACGTGTCCCTGCTGGAGCGGCTCGTGCCGATGCAGGACGACATGCTGCGTGTCGGCATCGCGCTGCATTCGCTGCGGGCGGTGCCGGAGGAGGCCATGCGTTCGCTGCTCGCCACCGGTATCTCGAAAACGCTACCCATCCACATCCACGTGGCCGAACAGATCGGCGAGGTGCAGGACTGCCTCGCCGTGCGCGGCGCCCGTCCCGTGGAATGGCTGCTCGATCATGCCGAGGTGGACGAACGCTGGACCCTGATCCACGCTACCCACCTCAGCGCCCACGAAACCCAGCGGCTGGCGAAGAGCGCCGCGGTGGCCGGCCTGTGTCCCACCACCGAGGCCAACCTCGGCGACGGCCTGTTCCCGCTGGCCGATTTCATCGACGCGGGCGGCACGCTCGGCATCGGTTCGGATTCGCACATCTCGGTGTCGCCGGTGGAGGAACTGCGCTGGCTCGAATACGGCCAGCGCCTGGTGACGCGCCACCGCAACGTGGCCGCGCGGCGGCCGGAGGAGAGCGTCGGCGATCACCTCTGGCGCCGCGCCCTCGACGGCGGCGCACGCGCGTCCTCGATGGATATCGCCCGCCTCGGCGCCGGTGCCCGCGCCGACCTGCTCGTGCTCGACGATCGGTCGCCGCTGCTCGCCGCGCGCGACGAAGCCGATGTGCTGGACAGCTTCCTCTTCGCAGGCAATACGCCGCTCGTGCGCGACGTGATGGTGGGCGGCCGCTGGCGCGTGCGCGATTTCGCGCACGCCGCCGAGGAACGCGTCGCGAAGGCCTACCGCGGCGTGGTGGAGAGGTTGGCGGCCGCGTGAGAGACGGGGCCGGACGGGCATTTCACCTTGCCGTAGAGGCCTTCGGCATCCGGCGCGTTCTTCGCCAGGGACTCGGGCGAGGCGTAGATCGTCACGCCGAGGTCGCAGCGGTTCTCGCGAAGCGTCAGCCGCACGGTGTCGATCCGCGCGGGCGGATCGCCGCCGAGAAGGCAGCGGCTGTCCCCGGCGAGTTTCAGCGTGACGCTGTCGCCGTCGACCGACGTCACGTCGTAATGCGCGCCGCGGCATTCCTTCCAGTCGAGCGTGCTTTTGCCGATGCTGAGCATGCCCAGGCCGAGGAAGGCATTGCTGTAGGGCTCCCAGTCGCCCGCGAGCCAGGCGGGGGCGGGCTGGGCCGCGGACAGGAGGGCGAGGGCGAGCAGGGAATGCATGGATATCTCCTTCGGTATTGCAACCGCAATACGAATCATGGTCTATTCGACCCATGATCCGCATCGCCGCCAATAACGCCAATACCAATAATGCCCGGAACCTCGGGAGGGTCGGCGTGTAGGCGGTTGCAAGCGAAACCACCGGTACACACCAAGGCCCGCCCTCACCAGGCGGGCCTTTTCTTTGTGCGTCTTTTCGTAGCAGTGCCCCCACCAAGGAGAGAAAGGCCATGTGTTCGATTTTCGCCATGTTCGGCCTCGCACCGGGCGACGACCTCGTCGCCCTGCGCGCGAAGGCGATGGAGCTTTCCCAGCGGCAGCGCCATCGCGGCCCCGACTGGAGCGGCGTGTACGTGGACGGGGGTGCCATCCTCGTGCACGAGCGCCTGGCCATCGTCGATCCGGCCAGCGGCGCCCAGCCGCTTCGCTCGCCGGAAGGCGACCTGGCCCTCGCTGTGAACGGCGAGATCTACAACCACCGCGAACTGCGTGCCGCCAGCGGCTATGCGTTCACCACCGGCTCCGATTGCGAGGTGATCAATGCGCTGTATCGCGAACACGGCGCCGACTTCCTCGGCCGGCTGAACGGCATCTTCGCCTTCGCGCTGTGGGACGCGGCTCGCGGACGGTTCGTCATCGCGCGGGATCCGGTGGGGGTCTGCCCGCTGTATTGGGGGCATGACAAGGAAGGACGCCTGTGCGTCGCTTCCGAAATGAAGTCGCTGGTGGGCGTGTGCGCGGACGTGGCGCCGTTTCCGCCGGGCCACGTGTACGACAGCGAGCGGGGTGAGGCGGTGCGTTACTGGCATCCCGCATGGCGCGACTACGCGGCGACCGAGGGCCACGACATCGACCCCAGGGCCCTGCGCGTGGCGTTCGAGGCGGCGGTTCACCGCCAGTTGATGACCGACGTGCCCTATGGCGTGCTGTTGTCCGGCGGCCTGGATTCCTCGCTGGTCGCCGCCGTGGCGGCGAGCTTCGCCCGCCATCGCATCGAGGACGACGATCGCGGCGAGGCGTGGTGGCCGCGCCTGCATTCCTTCGCCATCGGGCTGGAAGGCTCGCCGGACCTGAAGGCCGCCGAGGTGGCGGCCGAGGCGCTGGGCACCGTGCACCACGGCTTCCGCTACACCTTCGAGGAAGGCCTCGACGCGCTGCCCGAGGTGATCCGCCACATCGAGACCTACGACGTCACCACCATTCGTGCGTCCACCCCGATGTTCCTGCTGGCGCGGCGGATCAAGGCCATGGGCGTGAAGATGGTGCTGTCCGGCGAAGGCTCGGACGAGGTCTTCGGCGGTTACCTGTATTTCCACAAGGCGCCCTCGGCCCGCGAGTTCCACGACGAGACGGTGCGCAAGCTCGATGCCCTGCATTATTACGACTGCCTGCGCGCGAACAAGTCGATGTCGGCCTGGGGCGTGGAGGCGCGGGTGCCGTTCCTCGATACGGCGTTCCTCGAGGTGGCCATGGGCTTCGATGCCCAGGCGAAGATGGTGGCCCGCAAGGGCATCGAGAAGGGCATCCTGCGCGAGGCCTTCGAGGGCGCGCTGCCGGAGTCGATCCTCTGGCGGCAGAAAGAGCAGTTCAGCGACGGCGTGGGCTACGGCTGGATCGACGGCCTGAAGGCGCACGCCGAGGCCATGGTGTCCGATCGCGAATTCGCCGCGGCGGCGTCCCGCTTTCCGCACAACACGCCGGCGACCAAGGAGGCGTTCTTCTATCGCACGATCTTCGAGAAGCATTTTCCGGGCGAGGCCTGTGCGGCGACGGTGCCGGGGGGGAAGTCCATCGCCTGTTCGTCGCCCGCGGCCTTGGCGTGGGATCCGGCCTTCGCGGCGGCGGCCGATCCGTCGGGACGGGCGGTGCGCGGGGTGCATCGCGAGGCTTTGCCGGCCTGACGGCCGGTTCGCCGATTCGATCGGTTCCCACCCCTCCGGTAGGCGGTGACTTCGCTACCGAAGGGGTGGGAGCCGATCGTATCGGCGAAACCCGGTCGCGACAGCGCCCGATTTGCTAGAATCGGCTGCTTTAGCCGGCGCGCCCCGCGCCGCACCAGCAGGCCAGCCAACCATGATCGAGACCAATCCGATCCTCGCGCAGATCGCGGACCTCAAGGGCCGCGTCGAGTCGCTTAGGGGGTATCTTTGACTACCCTGTCAAGAAAGAACGCCTAGAAGAAGTCAACCGCGAGCTCGAGAGCCCCAACGTCTGGGACGATCCCAAGCGCGCGCAGGACCTGGGTCGCGAGCGCGCCCAGCTCGACACCATCGTGACCGGCATCGACGAGATGACCGGTGCACTCGACGATTCGAAGGAGCTGCTCGAGATGGCCGCCGCCGACGGCGACGAGGCCACGGTGCAGTCCGTCGCCGACGATCTGAACAAGGTCGAGGCACGGGTCAGCAAGCTCGAATTCCAGCGCATGTTCTCCGGCAAGCTCGACGCCGCCCCGGCGTTCGTCGACATCCAGGCCGGCGCCGGCGGCACCGAGGCCCAGGACTGGGCCGAAATGCTCCTGCGCATGTACCTGCGCTGGGCTGAGTCGCGCGGCTGGAAGGCCGAGCTGATGGAAGTGTCCGGCGGCGAAGTCGCGGGCATCAAGTCGGCCACGTTCCGCGTCGAAGGCGATTACGCCTACGGCTGGCTGAAAACCGAGATCGGCGTGCATCGCCTGGTGCGCAAGAGCCCGTTCGATTCGGACAACCGCCGCCACACGAGCTTCACCTCGGTGTTCGTCTCGCCCGAAGTCGACGACGACATCGAGATCGACATCAACCCGGCCGACCTCAAGACCGACGTCTACCGCTCGTCGGGCGCGGGCGGCCAGCACGTGAACAAGACCGAATCGGCGGTGCGCATCACGCACATCCCCACCAACACGGTGGTGGCCTGCCAGACCGAGCGCAGCCAGCATGCCAACCGCGACCGCGCGATGAAGATGCTCAAGGCCAAGCTGTACGAGCTGGAAGTGCAGAAGCGCAACGCCGAAAAGGATGCGCTGGAAGCCACCAAGTCGGACATCGGCTGGGGCAGCCAGATCCGCAACTACGTGCTCGACCAGTCGCGCATCAAGGACCTCCGCACGGGCATCGAGCGTTCCGACACGCAGAAGGTGCTCGACGGCGACCTCGACGAATTCGTCGAAGCCAGCCTCAAGGCGGGTCTCGAAGCCGGTTCCAAGCGTATCGACGCGTGATGCACCGCCGGGGGCGCATGGGCGCCCCCGCTCATCCATGAAGCCACTCCCAAGAGCCATGACCGAAAACACCCACGCCGACACTCCCGCGACCGCCGCCGACGAAAACCGTCTCATTGCCGAGCGCCGCGAGAAACTGAAAGCGCTGCGTGCGCAGGGCATCGCCTACCCCAACGACTTCAAGGTCGACAGCTTCGCGGGCGACCTGCAGGACGAGTTCGCCGACAAGGAGCGGTGGACGGCCGAGGCCATCGAGGCCGCGCCTCGCCAGGTGGCCGTGGCCGGCCGCATCATCCTGATGCGCGGGCAGGGCAAGGTGAGCTTCGTGCAGATGCAGGACGGCACCGGCCGCATCCAGCTCTTCGTGCACCAGGGCACCGTGGGCGAAGGGGCGTACAACGCCTTCAAGCGCTGGGACCTGGGCGACATCGTCGGCGCCACGGGCACGCTCATGCGCACCAAGACGGGCGAGCTGTCGGTCAAGGTCGAATCGATCCGCCTGCTCACCAAGTCGCTGCGCGGCCTGCCCGACAAGCACCACGGCATGGCCGACGTCGAGCAACGTTACCGCCAGCGCTACGTCGACCTGATCGTCACCGAGGAATCCCGCCGCACCTTCGTGCTGCGCTCGAAGATCGTCAGCCACGTGCGCCGCTGGCTCGAGGCCCCGCCGCGCCGGTTCATGGAGGTGGAAACCCCCATGATGCACGTGATCCCGGGCGGCGCCACCGCGCGTCCGTTCACCACGCACCACAACGCGCTCGACATCCCTCTGTTCCTGCGCGTGGCGCCCGAGCTTTACCTCAAGCGCCTCACCGTCGGCGGTTTCGACCGCGTGTACGAAATCAACCGCAACTTCCGCAACGAGGGCGTGTCCACGCGGCACAACCCCGAGTTCACGATGCTGGAGCTGTACCAGGCCTACGCCACCTACCACGAGATCATGGACCTCACCGAGGGCCTGATCCGCTCGGCCGCCACCGACGTGATCGGCCACACCGCCATCGAGTGGGACGGCGCCACGGTCGACGTGGGCCCGGCGTTCCGCCGCTGGCGCATGGAAGACGCGGTGCTCGAACTCAATCCGGAGATCAAGCCGGGCGAGCTGCGCGACCGCGAGGCCATGGCCGCGCACGCGACGCGCCTGGGTATCCACGTCAAGCCGTCCTACGGCTGGGGCAAGCTGTTGCTCGAGATCTTCGAGGCCACGGTGGAGCACACCCTGGTGCAGCCGACCTTCATCACCGACCACCCGGTGGAGGTCTCGCCGCTGGCCCGCGAGAGCGATACCGACAAGGGCATCACCGACCGCTTCGAGCTGTTCATCAACGGCAAGGAAATCGCCAACGGCTTCTCCGAGCTCAACGACTCCGAAGACCAGGCCGCGCGCTTCCAGGCGCAGGTGGACGCCAAGGACGCCGGCGACGACGAGGCCATGCACTTCGACGCCGACTACATCCGCGCGCTCGAGGTGGGCCTGCCGCCCACGGGAGGCCTCGGCGTCGGCATCGACCGCCTGGTGATGCTGCTCACCGGCGCGTCGTCCATCCGCGACGTGCTGCTGTTCCCGACCATGCGTCCCGAGGCCTGAGCGGCCTCGCCATCCCCGGAGCCCAAGCCATGTACTACGTCATCGTCGCGCTCGACCATCCGCATTCGCTGGAAAAGCGGCTTGCCGCCCGTCCGGCGCACATCGCCCGCCTGAAGGGCCTGCTCGAAGAGGGGCGGCTCAAGCTGGCCGGCCCGTTTCCGGCCATCGATTCGGAAGACCCGGGTGAGGCCGGTTTCGACGGCAGCATGATCGTGGCCGAATTCGCCGACCTGGCCACCGCCAAGGCCTGGGCCGATGCCGATCCCTACGTCGAGGCGGGCGTCTATCGGGACGTCACCGTGCGGCCGTTCCGCGTGGCCCTGCCGTGACCGTCGAGAAGGTTGAGCGCATCCGCCGACTGCTGACCGAGGCCCTGGCCCCGGTGGATCTGGACGTGATCGACGAGGGCCACAAGCACGCGGGGCACGCGGGCGAGGGCAGGGGGCATTTCTTCGCGCGCATCGTCAGTCCGGCCTTCGCCGGCAAGAACCCGATCCAGCGGCACCGGATGGTCTACCAGGCCTTGGGCGACATGATGCCGGACGGCATTCATGCGCTGTCGATCGAGGCGAAGGCGCCGGGCGAGTGATCGCTCCGCGTGAATTCGCCGATACGATCGGCTCCCACACCTCCGGTAGGCGGTGACGTCGCTACCGAAGGGTGGGAGCCGATCGTATCGGCGAATGGCCCTGGTCTCGTTTCGGCTAGTGGACCTTGTTCAATCAGAAGCTTACCCTTCCTTTTTCGCGTTGTTTCGCGTATTGCACCTCAATGACCCCTTTGGCAAAGTGATCGATCTGCCAGGGGGTGGCTCCCGACCGGAGCCCACGGCCGCGTCCCAACGGAATCAAACATGCGTCTGACCACCATCAAGCTGGCGGGATTCAAGTCCTTCGTGGACCCGACCACGCTGCACCTGCCCACCAACATGACCGGCGTCGTCGGTCCGAACGGTTGCGGCAAGTCGAACATCATCGACGCCATCCGCTGGGTCATGGGCGAGTCGGCGGCCAGTCGCCTGCGTGGCGATTCGCTCACCGACGTGATCTTCTCCGGCTCCAGCGCCCGCAAGCCCGTGGGCCAGGCGGCGGTGGAACTCATCTTCGACAACAGCGACGCTACCATCCAGGGCGAATACGCCAGCTTCGCCGAAATCTCGGTCAAGCGCGTGGTGAGCCGCGACGGCCAGTCGTCGTATTTCCTCAACGGCGCGCGCTGCCGCCGCCGCGACATCACCGACCTGTTCCTAGGTACGGGCCTGGGCCCGCGTTCCTACTCGATCATCGAGCAGGGCATGATCAGCCAGATCATCGAGGCGGCGCCCGAAGAGCTGCGCACCCACCTGGAAGAAGCCGCCGGCATCTCCAAATACAAGGAGCGCCGCAAGGAAACCGAAAGTCGCATCAAGTCCACCCGCGAAAACCTCGACCGCGTGCGCGACGTGCGCGACGAGGTGGACAAGCAGCTCGATCACCTCAACCGCCAGGCCCGCGCCGCCGAGCGCTGGAAGGCCTTCAAGGAAGAGCAGACCCGTCGCGAGGCCGAGCTGCGTGCGCTGGAATACCGCACGCTCGACCGGCAGCGCCAGGGCGAAGGCTCCGGCCTGCGCGAGGCCGAGCTGGAGATCGAGAAACACACCGCATCGCAGCGCCAGGTCGAAGCCCAACTGGAAAGCGTGCGCGAGCGTCACCAGGGCGCCAGCGAACACCTGAACCAGGTGCAGGCCGAGGTCTACAAGGTGGGCGCCGAGATCGCCCGCGTCGAGCAGCAGGTGCGCCACAACCGCGACCTCGCCGAGCGCCTGACCCGCGCCCGTGCCGACACGGAGCGCGAGTACGAAGAGCTGCTCGGCCACATCACCACGGACCGCGAGCAGGTGGAAACCCTGCGCATGGCGCTGGCCGAAGGCGAGCCGAAGCTCGAGGCGCTGCAGCAGATCCAGGACGAAACCGCCGAGTCGCAACGTGCCACCGAATCGCGCATGGCCGATTGGCAGCAGCGTTGGGATACCCACACGCGCGGTGCCTCCGAATCCACGCGCGCGGCGGAAGTGGAGCGCACCAAGCTGGCGTACCTCGACCGGCAGGCCGTGGATCTTTCCCGACGCCGCGAGACGCTGGAAACCGAACAGCGCGCCACCGACGTCGCCGCGCTGGATGCCGCCGCCGAACAGCTCGACACCGAGCACGACACCCAGCGCGAACGCGTCGAACAGCTCGGCACCGTGCTCGACCAGCATAAGGTCGCCTATGAGCGCGTGCTCGACGAGGAGCGCCAGGTGCAGTCGTCGCTCAACGACGCCCGCCAGCAACTGCAGACCGCGCGTGGCCGCCAGGCCTCGCTGGAAGCCCTGCAGACCGCCGCGCTCGGCCAGGAGGAATCGGCCGCCACCGGCTGGCTCAAGCGCCTCGGCCTCGACGGCGCGCGCCGACTCGGCGAATCGCTGCAGGTGGATGCCGGTTACGAATCGGCCGTGGAAACCGTGCTGTCCGGCCTGCTCGACGGCGTGCTCGTCGATGCGCCGGCGGCGCTGGCTCCCGAATTCGAAGGCCTCGGCCAGGCCGACGTGGCCTTGTTCGCGTCCGCGCAGGGCGGTCCGGGCGCCCCGGGCACCCTGGCCGGGCACGTGCGCGGCCCGGCCGCCGCCGTGGCCCTGCTCGGCAACGTCTTCGTCGCCGATTCGGTGGAGGAGGCCGCCTCGCGCGTGGCCTCGCTGTCCGAACACCAGTCGGTGATCACCCGCGACGGAGCATGGATGGGGCCGGGCTGGGCCCGCGTGTTGCGCGCGCAAGGCAACCAGGTGGGCGTACTGGCACGCGAACGCGAGATCCGCCAGCTCGCCGAACAGATCGAAACCCTCGAGGCCACGATCGAGGAAGGCACCGAAACGCTCGAGGCATTGCGCACGCGCAAGTTCGAGACCGAGCGCCAGCGCGACGACGCGCAGCGCGATCTCTATGCCGCGCATCGCCGCCTTTCCGAGCTGGCCGGCCAGTTGCAGAGCCACCGCGGCAAGATGGAAACCGCGCGCGCCCGTGCCGAGAAGATCGGCGGCGAGATTTCCGCCATCGTCGAACAGCTCGACGAACTCGAGGGCCAGACCCGCGAAGCGCGCGCCCGCCTCGACGAGGCCGTGGGCCACATGGGCGATCGCGAGGACGAACGCCGCGAACTGGAGAACGAGCGTCGTGAACTGCTCGAGGCGCGCGAGGAAGCCCGCATCAATGCCCGCGAGGCCGCCGACCAGGCCCACCAGCTCGAACTCGGCCTGGGTTCCAA
This window of the Luteibacter aegosomatis genome carries:
- a CDS encoding formimidoylglutamate deiminase — protein: MPHATYSADFLWQGASWQAGQDGVAIENGRFVPGAKGGERVGRFLLPGMPNLHSHAFQRAMAGLAERRGPGEDSFWTWRETMYAFAEAIDPDDLKAIATQLYVEMVKAGYTQVCEFHYLHHGPGGVPYADPAQMSLALIEAAKEAGIGLTLLPVLYMTGGFDGRPLSGRQRRFRHDVGQYVSLLERLVPMQDDMLRVGIALHSLRAVPEEAMRSLLATGISKTLPIHIHVAEQIGEVQDCLAVRGARPVEWLLDHAEVDERWTLIHATHLSAHETQRLAKSAAVAGLCPTTEANLGDGLFPLADFIDAGGTLGIGSDSHISVSPVEELRWLEYGQRLVTRHRNVAARRPEESVGDHLWRRALDGGARASSMDIARLGAGARADLLVLDDRSPLLAARDEADVLDSFLFAGNTPLVRDVMVGGRWRVRDFAHAAEERVAKAYRGVVERLAAA
- the prfB gene encoding peptide chain release factor 2 (programmed frameshift): MIETNPILAQIADLKGRVESLRGYLDYPVKKERLEEVNRELESPNVWDDPKRAQDLGRERAQLDTIVTGIDEMTGALDDSKELLEMAAADGDEATVQSVADDLNKVEARVSKLEFQRMFSGKLDAAPAFVDIQAGAGGTEAQDWAEMLLRMYLRWAESRGWKAELMEVSGGEVAGIKSATFRVEGDYAYGWLKTEIGVHRLVRKSPFDSDNRRHTSFTSVFVSPEVDDDIEIDINPADLKTDVYRSSGAGGQHVNKTESAVRITHIPTNTVVACQTERSQHANRDRAMKMLKAKLYELEVQKRNAEKDALEATKSDIGWGSQIRNYVLDQSRIKDLRTGIERSDTQKVLDGDLDEFVEASLKAGLEAGSKRIDA
- the lysS gene encoding lysine--tRNA ligase; translated protein: MTENTHADTPATAADENRLIAERREKLKALRAQGIAYPNDFKVDSFAGDLQDEFADKERWTAEAIEAAPRQVAVAGRIILMRGQGKVSFVQMQDGTGRIQLFVHQGTVGEGAYNAFKRWDLGDIVGATGTLMRTKTGELSVKVESIRLLTKSLRGLPDKHHGMADVEQRYRQRYVDLIVTEESRRTFVLRSKIVSHVRRWLEAPPRRFMEVETPMMHVIPGGATARPFTTHHNALDIPLFLRVAPELYLKRLTVGGFDRVYEINRNFRNEGVSTRHNPEFTMLELYQAYATYHEIMDLTEGLIRSAATDVIGHTAIEWDGATVDVGPAFRRWRMEDAVLELNPEIKPGELRDREAMAAHATRLGIHVKPSYGWGKLLLEIFEATVEHTLVQPTFITDHPVEVSPLARESDTDKGITDRFELFINGKEIANGFSELNDSEDQAARFQAQVDAKDAGDDEAMHFDADYIRALEVGLPPTGGLGVGIDRLVMLLTGASSIRDVLLFPTMRPEA
- a CDS encoding chloride channel protein; the encoded protein is MSESHVQEQPSNDSPRPSTAGRLRALGNHEWLSPTEWRRRIIFWTGAVLVGLAAVFFAQAADYAFELFRRVASHGWWVPLLITPAVFALLCWLTEGALKATRGSGIPQAMAALKVEDDGFRGRLMSLKIAAGKMALTLAALLGGASVGREGPTVHVGAGLLYSLGRRFGFAEPAAAGRFILAGSAAGLAAAFNTPLAGVVFAIEEMSGAFEHRMSGTLLTAVIVAGVVSLGILGNYAYFGDVTASLPFGKAWLAVLLTGLVCGLAGGLFARMILPSATGLRGLVGRIRARQPVVFAAFCGLGLVLLSLLSANGLYGTGYTQARDILQGHDMAGPLFGVLKFLGNIASSWAGIPGGIFSPALAVGAGLGNNIAQLLPGADVSSVVLLGMAAYLSGVTQAPLTATVISLELTANRQMALPIMAACLLARATSALVCRVPVYKALAEDLVNRYEEERLRREPRPEESA
- a CDS encoding YciI family protein codes for the protein MYYVIVALDHPHSLEKRLAARPAHIARLKGLLEEGRLKLAGPFPAIDSEDPGEAGFDGSMIVAEFADLATAKAWADADPYVEAGVYRDVTVRPFRVALP
- a CDS encoding GNAT family N-acetyltransferase; translated protein: MTEPTAAQTPKLTLRLARPSDVPALVALTARVYTAEWGHSAEMLQGQQTHFPEGQFVVEYEGKIVGFCATFRINESVALAPHTWMQITGGGFASRHDPKGDWLYGMEVVVHPDYRGMRIGQRLYQARKRLCTDLKLRGIVFGGRIPGLARAIGRYGSAEAYVQAVVEGSRRDPTLSFQLRNGFEAIGLLREYVPSDHESLGYAAHLVWRNPQLLNHPDTPRVSQSHRLPDSVRVASVQYQQRRIASFAEFATHVEYFVDIAADYDADFVVFPELITLQLLSIENAELSPVESIRRLSEYTDEVKALFHRLAVHYNINIVGGSHPTRQPNGDIHNVCYVCLRDGSVHEREKLHPTPSERNVWNITGGDSAATIQTDCGPIGVMICYDSEFPEVARHLTDQGALILFVPFCTDVREGYLRVRYCSQARAIENQCYVVLSGNVGNLPGVNNFDIQYGQSCILTPSDFPFARDGIAADSTPNIETVLFADLRLENLARARNSGAVQNLKDRRYDLYQVRWARTTDVK
- the asnB gene encoding asparagine synthase B translates to MCSIFAMFGLAPGDDLVALRAKAMELSQRQRHRGPDWSGVYVDGGAILVHERLAIVDPASGAQPLRSPEGDLALAVNGEIYNHRELRAASGYAFTTGSDCEVINALYREHGADFLGRLNGIFAFALWDAARGRFVIARDPVGVCPLYWGHDKEGRLCVASEMKSLVGVCADVAPFPPGHVYDSERGEAVRYWHPAWRDYAATEGHDIDPRALRVAFEAAVHRQLMTDVPYGVLLSGGLDSSLVAAVAASFARHRIEDDDRGEAWWPRLHSFAIGLEGSPDLKAAEVAAEALGTVHHGFRYTFEEGLDALPEVIRHIETYDVTTIRASTPMFLLARRIKAMGVKMVLSGEGSDEVFGGYLYFHKAPSAREFHDETVRKLDALHYYDCLRANKSMSAWGVEARVPFLDTAFLEVAMGFDAQAKMVARKGIEKGILREAFEGALPESILWRQKEQFSDGVGYGWIDGLKAHAEAMVSDREFAAAASRFPHNTPATKEAFFYRTIFEKHFPGEACAATVPGGKSIACSSPAALAWDPAFAAAADPSGRAVRGVHREALPA